A stretch of Brassica rapa cultivar Chiifu-401-42 chromosome A08, CAAS_Brap_v3.01, whole genome shotgun sequence DNA encodes these proteins:
- the LOC103835958 gene encoding uncharacterized protein LOC103835958 isoform X2 — translation MKFLGWMLNKQNAKHGDYNRTSTSSASSHHVKQESREEFSDWPHALLAIGTFGSTSTGVSQKESNNVHEEIEEEKKSISHSEQEEESSSSDDIDDFTPEEAKKLQKELMKILSRTKKRKSDVNRELMKNLPLDRFLNCPSSLDAERRISNALCAVVDSSEESEDMERTINVILGRCKEISIESKKNKMKTEISKTSVSYLFKKIFVCADGFSTPPNPSLRDTLQESRMEKLLKMMLHKKINVQSSSKPATSTTKRCLQGKKQLSLKSEEKEETNERRSSSDGHKWVKTDSDFIVLEI, via the exons atgaag TTCTTAGGATGGATGCTGAACAAGCAAAATGCAAAACATGGGGATTATAATAGAACAAGCACTTCCTCTGCTTCTTCTC aTCATGTGAAGCAAGAGTCAAGAGAGGAGTTTAGCGACTGGCCTCACGCTTTGCTTGCTATTGGAACGTTTGGTTCAACAAGCACTGGTGTGAGCCAAAAAGAGAGCAACAATGTTCATGAAGAGATCGAAGAAGAGAAGAAGTCTATCTCGCATTCCGAGCAAGAAGAAGAGTCTTCTTCATCTGATGATATTGATGATTTTACTCCAGAGGAGGCCAAGAAGCTGCAAAAGGAGTTGATGAAGATTTTATCAAGGACTAAGAAAAGGAAGTCTGATGTGAATAGAGAGCTCAtgaaaaaccttcctttggataGATTCTTGAACTGTCCATCGAGTTTAGATGCAGAGAGGCGAATCAGCAATGCACTCTGCGCTGTTGTGGATTCATCTGAAGAGAGTGAAGATATGGAACGAACAATTAACGTTATTCTTGGTAGATGCAAAGAGATATCTATAGAGAGTAAGAAGAATAAGATGAAGACGGAGATAAGCAAGACGTCTGTCTCATATCTTTTCAAGAAGATCTTTGTATGTGCGGATGGGTTTTCTACACCCCCGAACCCTAGCCTGAGAGACACGCTTCAAGAATCAAGAATGGAGAAG TTGTTGAAGATGATGCTACATAAGAAGATTAATGTTCAATCCTCGTCGAAACCAGCAACATCAACAACAAAGAGATGCTTGCAAGGCAAGAAACAACTCTCTTTGAAgagtgaagaaaaagaagaaaccaACGAAAGAAGAAGTAGTAGCGATGGACATAAATGGGTCAAA
- the LOC103835958 gene encoding uncharacterized protein LOC103835958 isoform X1: MKFLGWMLNKQNAKHGDYNRTSTSSASSHHVKQESREEFSDWPHALLAIGTFGSTSTGVSQKESNNVHEEIEEEKKSISHSEQEEESSSSDDIDDFTPEEAKKLQKELMKILSRTKKRKSDVNRELMKNLPLDRFLNCPSSLDAERRISNALCAVVDSSEESEDMERTINVILGRCKEISIESKKNKMKTEISKTSVSYLFKKIFVCADGFSTPPNPSLRDTLQESRMEKLLKMMLHKKINVQSSSKPATSTTKRCLQGKKQLSLKSEEKEETNERRSSSDGHKWVKTDSDCEFSSDSH; this comes from the exons atgaag TTCTTAGGATGGATGCTGAACAAGCAAAATGCAAAACATGGGGATTATAATAGAACAAGCACTTCCTCTGCTTCTTCTC aTCATGTGAAGCAAGAGTCAAGAGAGGAGTTTAGCGACTGGCCTCACGCTTTGCTTGCTATTGGAACGTTTGGTTCAACAAGCACTGGTGTGAGCCAAAAAGAGAGCAACAATGTTCATGAAGAGATCGAAGAAGAGAAGAAGTCTATCTCGCATTCCGAGCAAGAAGAAGAGTCTTCTTCATCTGATGATATTGATGATTTTACTCCAGAGGAGGCCAAGAAGCTGCAAAAGGAGTTGATGAAGATTTTATCAAGGACTAAGAAAAGGAAGTCTGATGTGAATAGAGAGCTCAtgaaaaaccttcctttggataGATTCTTGAACTGTCCATCGAGTTTAGATGCAGAGAGGCGAATCAGCAATGCACTCTGCGCTGTTGTGGATTCATCTGAAGAGAGTGAAGATATGGAACGAACAATTAACGTTATTCTTGGTAGATGCAAAGAGATATCTATAGAGAGTAAGAAGAATAAGATGAAGACGGAGATAAGCAAGACGTCTGTCTCATATCTTTTCAAGAAGATCTTTGTATGTGCGGATGGGTTTTCTACACCCCCGAACCCTAGCCTGAGAGACACGCTTCAAGAATCAAGAATGGAGAAG TTGTTGAAGATGATGCTACATAAGAAGATTAATGTTCAATCCTCGTCGAAACCAGCAACATCAACAACAAAGAGATGCTTGCAAGGCAAGAAACAACTCTCTTTGAAgagtgaagaaaaagaagaaaccaACGAAAGAAGAAGTAGTAGCGATGGACATAAATGGGTCAAA